The window GAGGCCACTGCCACCACTGCAGCTTGGTGTGATAGTGCTAAAGGGTCATACTGTTTCTGCTGTgtgtgcttatttttttttttttttttaaggtcatgAATTAGCTCTGACACTTCAGTTGTTACAActgtggctggaaagctgcttatgattttgcctttttcataCAAGGCACATTCTTAGAAGTCTTTTTGGGTATTTGTGAATATACCATATAGTatcatataaatacatatatatgtttatatgctttttttgtttgagcatatatatacatgcacacagacacacactttttaataaatgcataaataaaatatgcaagagGGTTTATCCCATGCCTTTCTAGAACTCCTGAAGTGTTTCCTTTTATAGAAATCATGCTGTGCTTTTTGACACTTGAAACTTTTATCTGCCTTAACAGCTGAAGGCAAATTGAAAAACCAGGAAGAATACAGAATGATAGTCTTCACTGTCTGCGCcattgctttgaaaatcttCCCTGCCACTCCCATTTATCGTGAAGATGACTCAATCTGTTATTCATGCTTGGGTGTTACCATCTGAGCAAATCCTCTAGGCTACTGGAAGAGAAACCAGAACACTTAAAGCTGAGGTCCTCTGTTTCCTCCTTTTGTCTGTGTTGGCAATGCGTTCACTACTTGGTAGGCATTCGTTAAGTGTACAAAACACTCGTTAAAGTTGTAAGATATTGGTTACGTTAGGACAGTATTAATGGATCGATCTGTTGCAGGTATATATGAAGTCAGCCCAACCCTTAAGATGCTATTTTGATTCAAGTACAAACTTGACCAAAGGGATTACCTAAGACACAGCAGCTATGCGGAGTTCTCATTCAGTGAAATTTGGATGCCATTCTCGATAAAGGATTTAAGTTTTTCTCTACTTCGTCTATTGCTTTAACATACAGAGTTTCTCTTATTAGGGGGATGTGAGTCCTACATTGTTAGACTTCTGTAACTTTGGTATTTAGTTTCCCTCTATAATTGAGACAGAGCTGCACTTGTAGAAAGCAATTCATTCTGTTTATCTTAACCAGGTATTTTACAATGGGATTATTCACTTTCTGAAGGTACGTCTCAATATCTCAGTGACAAACTAGATGTATAATGCTTGTCTGTTAAGGTTAGTAGATGTGAATCATATGCTTAATATTAGTTTTCATAACTGcatttcccccttcctttcaGCATTAAGGGGACATTAGCGAGAGGTATAGTTATTTAATTATGCCTAGTTTTGCTTTAGGTGGCTACTTGTGCTATATATCTCACCTATAGTCACTGTTGTGGTTTCTGTCCATGCGGAGGTCATGTACTATTGCCAGTGTGTCTACAGAAGCAGAGGATGCGTCATGACCTCTCCGGCTATAAATTTACAACTGTAATAGGGAGCTGGGTTTTATAGCCTGTGCTCATCTTATGGCTGTGTTGGTGCAGTGTGAAGATATCTTGCCTGTGTCTACGCTGGTCCTAAGTACAGTGTTAGCAACAGAAATAAGACTTGGTTAACATGATACACTTTTTCTTAgtccttttttccttaaggtTGCCCTGATTATTACtaacattttaacaaaaaatagttaaacagTTTTCTGGGAATGCttgcttttcaaatttattttttaatagtgtCCCAGGTTTATAGTGTTCCAGTCATACCACGGCTGTaggattttcattttaatcctACTCCGTTTCTAGATAGTTTGAACTTCAGCTTTTCATCATGCAACGTTGTAATATCTGCATTGCAAATACTTTGTAGGAATGTTTAAAGGTTGCCCatgaggaaaaagtattttggaatTCAGGGAGATATACTTGCAGTTCTTTAATCTTGTAAAATCTTGCTGAATTGGGGCAAATTTGATGTGGCTGTCTCCTTAAATACAAAAGTAAATAATGGTTGGGTTAAATTCTGTGGCCACGtccttgctgcttcttccttggATGGGATTCTGCTCTctaaatttctggttttgtaaatCTTCGTAGTTAAACAAAACTGATGAAATGGGTAGAaggaagttttgttttgtttgggcttcttttttttgtcttattttatcTGAGCCATAGTCCCGAATAACTGTCATAAGCTTTTATTGCTCTTTCTATCCTTATTGCTGTGTTATTTGAGCCATTCCATAGTTAACTAATTAGCTTCTGTTAGGAAGCAAAGTAGGTGCCAAACAAACATTCTAAATcggagggttttttccagctatATGCTCAATTTTCAAGCTCTTAAGGGGATAACAGTATCTTGTCAAACTCAAACTGCCAAATTATGTGTCATTGGAAGTGAGTTTTTGTGtctctgctgcattttctttaagttgTTGCATGCATAAATGCATGgggtttgtaatttttttttttttggtaggccAAATAAGTGCTTTTGTACCTGCTTTTCTATTGTATAGATGTCTGGTATTTCAGTTATGTTTGTATCACTGAGCGTATGTCTTACACTAACTTTCCAGTAATAAGCTCTTcgtttgtgttgggtttgcttGTCAGAACGGGATAGGCGCAGGCTGGCAAGTGCCTGTGGTACAGCTCGGTGCTGTGCCACTGCTGTCTGGACCTGTGCGCATGGTGTGCTCCTGAACCCCTGAGCAGAGACTTGAGCTTACCCACTTAGACTGTACCTAGACTAAACTTGGCTTGGGTAAGAACAGAGCTCGTGCTTGGCATGCCCTGTCTGTGCTTAATGCACCTTCCAGCAGCTCAGAGGAACTCACAGATCTTATCTGGACAGAAAtagctgctggttttctttttttatttttttttgcacttacCACCCACAGAAGCATGTGAAACACAATGTGAGCATGCAGGATATGTGGTAAAGTTTCTTTCACacataaaaaatgttaaataactCAAGTAAACAAGTAGATCAAGAGTTTTTAGATTTGGTTTCAttaatgaaagatatttttgttaGGGCTGAAAAGGCAGATATTTTGATACTTGCTTCACCATCTGTATTCTCAGGTTTTTGCCATGTTTTGCTATATACCTAACAAATTTCTCCATTAAGAAAtatctgcagtgctgtgggtaCTTTTTTCATTACTTCATAAAAGCATCAAAATTTTATTGTAGATGCTTCCAACTTTAGTCAAGTGCAGTTCCTGATGCTGTGAtgaatggtaattttttttgtaatccaGTATCATTCCTTAGTGACTTCACACTGAAGTGTCTTCAGTTTTTATTACATTAATGGTTGCTTTTAGAAAGTGCTTACCAGGACAAACTCCCAAAAATTAGTAGATCTAATGTTGCATAATTTTACAGGAGGGTGAAGACTTGCAACTGATGTGCACAATTGACTTCCTTTCATAAAGCAGCAATTTTTGTAGAATtcatctgaaaagcagaagagttAACCACAGTTGTTTTCATATGAGATAGACTTAATATTATTCCCAAGATAATGgcattaattttttctgttactaGCATTGTTATttaagaattttctttcctttaaggCAGCAactcactgtttaaaaaacttGGGGTTTAGGGCAGATCTTGAAGCTATGTGTGTGGAAAAGTGTTCTTTTATCTCTTCATAAAAGATAGGAATTTCTTGTTAGAGCCTTCCTTTGTCATTGCTTGTGGTTTCATTCTCATATTTAAATTGAAGAAAACTGATCCCTTAGTGCAGGGCAGCTTTTAGTTTTAAGTAGAGTGGACAGACTGCttgttaaatagaaaaaataattttaaattctcagttctggattttttttttttttttttagttttccaaCAAAATGGTAGATTTTACAGAAGACCAGATGATGTGTGCAggattcttttttgtttaattttgtgataagttcagttttattttctgggcTTACTTTATAAGCAGTTATATAACAGGAACTGGATGGGGGGGAGGTGGTAAATGTGAAGGACTACAGATTGCTTCATTGTCAAAGCAGAATTAGAGGACTAGAACAAACTTTTCCATCcagcttcttgcagaaataTTAGACTGTGCACATGTGGCTTTCTGAAATTGCTTTCATCGTAAATGAGCTCTACTGAGTACGTTCCAAACATGTGCTAATTCAGTGATTGTTAGTTGTAtttgtacaatttttttcagcactCTGATAATTGGCTAACACACGCAGCCCAGGCATTTACAGCTTCTAGATTTAGAATCATTCTGATCTATGTTTCGCCTTAGCTGTTGAATTACATCCGCTTTCATTTTGTCAGTAATGCTCAAATGCCAGTAACCCTGAGGTATAATAGTCTAGTAAAAAAGGGAACTATTCAGGATTTACAGGTCTGCCCAGGTGCAGGAACCTTACAATATTACATTTACTGCTGGAAAAGTATGAACAAATTGCTTTTCATTGATAAAACTCCTAGGAAATAACTCTGAAGAATAAATAATGCTAGAGGATACTATGCTCAAgtgggattttcaaaattatcaCAGTGAACCTCACTGGGTTCACTATAGATTTAGCTATTTatgtaattctgaaaaatctcatCTTTGGCGATGATGCTGAATTTACATATTTGAAATTACATATGAAAATCACTTTCTTATTTGCAAGAGACAATGGAAGACTGTATAATCAGGAGTGATATGGAAAGGCTGAATGGCAATCAAGTGTTCCTTGCCTCttacaaaagaaataaggaGGCAGTAATGAAACTAGTGGATTTGAAACAAAAGGAGGTTCTTttttgatttgatttgttttgttccccctctacacacacacaatatGAACTTTTTACTGCAGAATACGGTGGATGTTaaaaagatcatagaatcataggcTGGTTTGGGTTGatcaaaagatcatctagttccaacccccctgccatgggcagggacaccctccactagaccactttgcccaaagccccatccagcctggccttgaacacccccagggagggggcatccacagcttctctgggcaacctgttctagtgaGATTACACAAGTTCAAAGGGAGATAGGACAagctcacagaagaaaaaaatttcattatcCTGAGATACAACTGATGAAGCGGGACAGCACTTGAATGATAGAAATCCTCGTATGCCTCTGCTACTGTTATCTTCTTCCCCAGGCATACAGCCTTGGCCACTGCTGAGGCAGGATTGTAGATTAGCTGAATGTTTGGGCTCTGACCCAGTACGGCCATTCATATCTTCTACCTGATCTCACTGGCTCTTTTTCAATCTTTGCATTTCTATGACTGAGGTTACTTTCTTAGGAGAAATAAAAGTTTGGAGGTTGATTCCAGTTAAGGATTTGTTACCTGCCTGAAGTATCATTTATGGgttatttttaagcacttttagattaaaaatataaagacatATTTGAATTGGTATTGGTATTCTTTAAACGTCAAAGATGTATATACTGAGTGAAACAAATTTTGACTTGCGTTCTGTTCCTGAGAAagccagaaattaaaatttcaagctcaatataaaaagtataaaatgggaaatcttttgcttttaaagtaatGGTGTGTTGAGGTAAATCAGAGTTGTTGATAGAaagtctgtttgtttttccttgtcttttgaAACTGCTGGTTAATTATCTAGTTATCAATAGCTGCCTACCTTGGTTTAGATCAAAAAAATTCTTGGAATCAACtaaattttcagtgcttttatttttgtggtaaGTGTGCAGTATCTGCACTCCGTAGATAAAGAAACCAGACTACAGAGAACAAATTTGTAAGTTTTGATCCTAAAACTGAACTCCAACCCCCTCCTGCATAGGCGTATGAGTAAAAATAATGTACTTTTAGGAAGTACTGGATGCAACACATTCAGATGTTCAGGAGCTCTGACAATATAAACCTTTTTTATTCAAGATGGCTAGGCATGACTTAGGACCGTAACTCCTCATCTAGATTTAAATTTTGGCATAAGCCTTTACTGGAGAGACAGAAGAGTTGGTATcaaaggcaggaggagcagaggaaaggagtgCGGCTGTTCAGGAATGTACCAATGAAAACATTGCTCCATCCACAGCTCTCCAGGATAATCTTGTTGCAGAACCAGAAAAGGTGGAGAAAACCTTGTCCAGTCCTGAATAGCTGGTAGTTTGGTTTTGTATCAGCTTGTTGTGGGAGGTACAGGTTCACTCCCCCTCTTCTGAATCAGTCTAATCAGGAATTTCTCAAGTAATGGTTAGATTCTCAAAATTACAGGTGTTGCTTTTTTGActctgttcttttgttttgtttttggttttcccTGTGGAAAGAGTGAAGTATGTTTAATAATACAAAATAGAAAGCTTCCTCAAACAGTTTCAAGATAACAAGCTGTTAACTGGTCAGAAAGCTATTGTACTGCGTTGTGTTACGCTGTGGCAAAAAGCAGAAGCTGCCGCTTTGGAGAGTGAGCGCAAGGCAGAAAGAGCTACTCTTTGTGCTTCCCCAAGCTCTTTGAGCTAATACGCCAAGGAAAGTCTGGTTTAAATGGGAGTACCCATACACGTGGCTTTATCTGCTTGTTCTGCTTTTAagtccttgattttttttttaattctttttttctgcagtttcataATCTCAGAAAGAGCAGCTTCTCTTTACCAGGGCAAGGCTCAGGCGTGCTCGCTGCTGTAATGCAGAGCTGTTGCTGAACAAGTCGTCACTCAACCAAGTAACAGCTTTGCCAAGCTCGGGGAGAGTAGTAGCCTAGAAACATAGCCCAGCAGTGACATTAAGGGCTTTAGACTCAAAGTCTTTGGAGGGAGTCTAATATTAAACAGGCTCTTTAGAGAAAGATGCATTGAGATGTTAGAGATGCGTATCTGGCTTTTGAACTTTGGCTTTGTCAGTGACATATGGAAAACATACAGAATTTCTACTTATGCTGGGggtttcctctgtttttttctgaagctgaatATGAATCAGAAGAGTTTAGGATTCCCAACTAAGATAACTGCCTATTTTCAGATATTATGCAGACGTTTATATCTCTGCTATCTTTGTCGCTTACACTCATACTatttgaattttcctttcataagTTGCATGGataaagatttaaaatgctgttaaacTTCAGATTCAATCAGCATTAGTTTTTAGCGGTCTCTGAGTAACTCACTTTTCCAGTGGTAGTAGGCAACGTACAGTAGATTTATAACAATTAAGCACAAACTTTGCAAAGGGAAGTCAATCAGGTAACATATCATACACTCTGACAGCTCAATATGTGTTTTCTCCAACATTGAGTCACACTTCCATATACCCTAAAGTCAAAATGCCTCAGTGTTGTATCTGTGTTGCAACTGACTGCCCTAAATCTGAAGTGCAAACTCACTGTTCTTATTGACTCCATTgtttttggggaggaaaaaccaACACTTAGTACTTActtttacctttaaaatatttatttaatttttacagccatgttaaattaattttgaggaaaatgtACACAATGTTCTAATAGCTGGGAAACATACATAGCAGGATGTTGTAAAGCACTCTTGTCTATATATTCCTGTCTGTAACAGTAATATATGTAGATTTGTCCTTTTATGTGGCTTTGACTTTTCAAAGTGTCTCAGTTAATTTTGCCAGCACATAACCCCAAGTAATTTACTTTTATACTTTATAAAGTTTGCCAGAAAATAatacttgaaattttaaatgcttatgttaaaaatatttctaggaCACAAAGACTGAGAGGAAGTTTCACTCCAAAAATTActgtcttgaattttttttatgggACATCAAATAATTTCCTAGAAGAAATATTTGGGTTGGTGCACATGTTGATTTCTAGTTAGCAAAGGTCATGTTTTTCTAAGAAACTACTACTTTGAGATTGAGTTACCTTATTTGGAGGATGTTATTTTGCTCAAAAGCCGTGTTGAGTTGAAGAACTTCTCACAAAAGAGTTTAATAAAGTGGTACTATACCTAAAGCACTAACTTCAGTCATCAGAGGTTATTTTGTTATAATTACACAGACATCTGAGACAGAGGTGAGAAGAAAAACCAGTTTGTCTGAGTTGTTTCCAGATGCCCTAAACTACCAgaagatttaatttctttatggGGACCAGGCCTGTGGAGAGAGCATCTATTTTATCAGATAAACCTGGGAGAAACAAAGTCCTTGTAGCCCATTGATCGAAGCCTCCTATGAACGTAATGGTCCCTAATAAAGAAGGTGCAGGAGAAAGGTGGAAGATAGAGAAGAGGGAACTCCGGAACTCTATCACAGTAGCTGAAGCGATGTGATCAATATGGTGCTGTTTTCCTCCACAACTGGATCCTGCAGTGTTAACCAGGTAGTTTCATCCCTGTCCTCAGTAACTTGGAAACCTAtatcattataaaaaaaatgaccaattgttttaacttcagaaaaacaaaaaaacacctatgttttcatttagttttgaCTTGACAGTCTTTGGACTTTGGTTAACTTAATCTGAAACCAAAAGTTTGTTGCTAACATGCAACCTGTCAGAACAGACAGTGGAAGtaaattcttaaaatactttttctgtatACTATTATGCTTAACACTTTTACAGTCTTATCATAAACTTTACTGATGTGAAGGAAGTGTAACATTTACATATCAGAATATATTTCCACAGCTGAAGAAATGTGCAGGCTTCTAATTCCAGTTTAGTCCTAGTAGTCTTTTAATACAGTTTATATTGTAGAGTCActgtcaaatattttcatttttatggtcTGAAGGCTGTGTTGAATGAAGTTTTCTGAAACTGGCCTTTCAGAGAATCTGGTGTCCCGTAGTCTTGTGGACCGGTTCTTTTTTATCGAATTTTGAATTGTATCCGATGTAAAGTAATAGACTATAGGGTCAAAACAGCAGTTCGAAACTGCGATGCACAGAGTAACAGGGTACATAGTCCTGACTGCAGTTACCACTGAGCAATTAATCCAGGTCTGTGTTCTCATAAGAGAGTAAAGTATTAAGGTAATGTTATAAGgcacaaagcagaagcagaatatCACCAAATGGACAAAAATCATTTTGAGTACCTTTTTCTTGCTTAATTTATTCCGACTTAATGTAATCGGTTTATTCAAAGTCCGTAAGACCATAGTGGAGCAGGTCACGTTCAAGATGAGtggaataaaaaacccaactgtttcAATGAAGATAACAATCCGGGATAGGTAGGTTTTCCATGTGTCCTCCgaaaagttttcaaaacatgttCTTTCTGCCGTATTATTACGGAGGTTTGTAGACTGGAAAAAGCTTGCTGGTGTGCTGCCTGCTAACACGGTTATCCATACTGCAACGCAGACAATTTTTGCGTTCCTTTTGGTTCGGAGAGTCTTAGATCGAAAAGGGTGTACTATAGCTAAAAAGCGATCTACGCTTATGcaagtcagaaataaaatgctgccaTACATATTTGTATAAAAGAGGGTGACAGAAATCTTGCAAAGAATGTCTCCAAATGGCCAGTTTCTCGCTACAAAGTAATAAATCCTGAAGGGTAATGTAAACACAAAAAGCAGATCTGATATTGCTAAGTTAAGCATGTAAGTCGTGGTCTCATTTCGCACTTTTAAAGTACAAGTAAAAATGTAGATAGCAACACAGTTGGCTATGAGGCCAAGAACAAACACCATACTAAAGATACACCCATATAAAGTATATTTAAAGGAGTCCTCAGTGGAACAATTAGAGCTTACCATTATAATGGTATATTTAAAATTCCTGTGATTTGGAGGTTTTTCTGGTATTTGTAttggaactttttttaaattccagaagAACTTGCAGATGTATTTGAACTGTGTGCTTTGGGAAGTTTGCACTGTAAAGCTTCAGAGAAGAACCACAAGCTATGTAGCAGGGGAGTACATCTCCAGCAGTAATCACCGGGAGGTCACTCTTCTCTTCCAAGTGCTATTTGTAATCACATCGCAAGTCCTTGAAAGTCAAAAAACCATGTCATTTGTGGCAGATGCGGTCATCCCAAAGCTTGCTTAGTTCCATTTTCCCCCTCGATTCAATGAAGCTGTCGTAGAACTTTCTGCCTTATTCTTGGCCGCAGATCATGATGGCAAAGTCTTGTCCATCCAAAGTTACAGGGAACgtatgcttttgaaaatgattTCCTGGATGCCGCGAAGTGTCGGCACTTGCATTTCTCCCTCAGCCTTCTTTCTGTAAAACGAGCTTTTCGGCTCCTCAGAACGTTTGCTTCCTCGCTCGCCCCACGGGGCGGGAAGCAAGCTGCTTGCAAGGGCAGAAACAAAATTCCAGAGCGTGTTTGTTCCTGCAAAGCACAGCCCTCCTCTCGCCAGCCCGGCTCCTtctggagaggagagaaaagaactCAGGCAATTTGTAGCATGACATCACAGGAAGAAGAGGTTGGACTTGCTGAAGAAAGGTTTCAATTCAGTTTGTTTGCCTTCCCCTAATCTGATAATGTGTCTGCTGGGACTGTACCTCGCAGGCGTGCAAATGGTCACCAGcagactgctgcagctgcagcctcttGTTAACTCTTTCCCTACTCCCTGGAAGGTTCTTTTTCAGTGTTGCTGGAGTCCAAAAGTTTCATCATGAAATCTTTTCAGTGTTCGAGTAACTCTCATGccttaaaatttctgtttttctttggagGTGGTAGTAGTAATTGTgggattttatatt of the Grus americana isolate bGruAme1 chromosome 1, bGruAme1.mat, whole genome shotgun sequence genome contains:
- the LPAR6 gene encoding LOW QUALITY PROTEIN: lysophosphatidic acid receptor 6 (The sequence of the model RefSeq protein was modified relative to this genomic sequence to represent the inferred CDS: inserted 1 base in 1 codon) — its product is MVSSNCSTEDSFKYTLYGCIFSMVFVLGLIANCVAIYIFTCTLKVRNETTTYMLNLAISDLLFVFTLPFRIYYFVARNWPFGDILCKISVTLFYTNMYGSILFLTCISVDRFLAIVHPFRSKTLRTKRNAKIVCVAVWITVLAGSTPASFFQSTNLRNNTAERTCFENFSEDTWKTYLSRIVIFIETVGFFIPLILNVTCSTMVLRTLNKPITLSRNKLSKKKVLKMIFVHLVIFCFCFVPYNITLILYSLMRTQTWINCSVVTAVRTMYPVTLCIAVSNCCFDPIVYYFTSDXNSKFDKKEPVHKTTGHQIL